From the genome of Notolabrus celidotus isolate fNotCel1 chromosome 5, fNotCel1.pri, whole genome shotgun sequence, one region includes:
- the si:ch211-215c18.3 gene encoding uncharacterized protein si:ch211-215c18.3 isoform X1: MELHLFATACLIFCRIMMTHQTQHMNPVSTFLFAPRGPQMFPCLTYLERNVRVDCEFPETYQVPGPYCEYRQDSRLVGSTYPNAVIYVTTEDRRRSNVSLVSPNLCRLTWAPLADERPFTYTCRVYQGNSWKENSMAVHHRILPICSAISVMFKSAPWLLSLVMSLPFAVGLLSP, from the exons ATGGAGCTTCACCTGTTCGCCACGGCCTGTCTCATCTTTTGCAGGATAATGATGACGCATCAAACTCAACACA TGAACCCAGTGTCTACGTTTCTGTTTGCTCCACGAGGGCCTCAGATGTTTCCATGTCTCACATACCTGGAGAGAAACGTCAGGGTGGACTGTGAGTTTCCAGAAACCTATCAGGTCCCCGGGCCCTACTGTGAGTACCGACAGGACAGCCGGCTGGTCGGCAGCACCTACCCTAACGCAGTCATCTATGTGACCACGGAAGACCGAAGGAGGAGCAACGTTAGCCTGGTCAGCCCAAACCTGTGCCGCCTCACCTGGGCCCCCCTGGCTGATGAGAGGCCTTTCACCTACACCTGCAGGGTTTACCAGGGAAACTCCTGGAAGGAGAACAGCATGGCTGTCCATCACA GGATTCTTCCAATCTGCTCTGCAATCAGTGTTATGTTCAAGTCAGCGCCTTGGCTTTTGTCACTGGTAATGTCACTTCCTTTTGCTGTGGGCCTTCTGAGTCCATGA
- the si:ch211-215c18.3 gene encoding uncharacterized protein si:ch211-215c18.3 isoform X2: MELHLFATACLIFCRIMMTHQTQHRPQMFPCLTYLERNVRVDCEFPETYQVPGPYCEYRQDSRLVGSTYPNAVIYVTTEDRRRSNVSLVSPNLCRLTWAPLADERPFTYTCRVYQGNSWKENSMAVHHRILPICSAISVMFKSAPWLLSLVMSLPFAVGLLSP, from the exons ATGGAGCTTCACCTGTTCGCCACGGCCTGTCTCATCTTTTGCAGGATAATGATGACGCATCAAACTCAACACA GGCCTCAGATGTTTCCATGTCTCACATACCTGGAGAGAAACGTCAGGGTGGACTGTGAGTTTCCAGAAACCTATCAGGTCCCCGGGCCCTACTGTGAGTACCGACAGGACAGCCGGCTGGTCGGCAGCACCTACCCTAACGCAGTCATCTATGTGACCACGGAAGACCGAAGGAGGAGCAACGTTAGCCTGGTCAGCCCAAACCTGTGCCGCCTCACCTGGGCCCCCCTGGCTGATGAGAGGCCTTTCACCTACACCTGCAGGGTTTACCAGGGAAACTCCTGGAAGGAGAACAGCATGGCTGTCCATCACA GGATTCTTCCAATCTGCTCTGCAATCAGTGTTATGTTCAAGTCAGCGCCTTGGCTTTTGTCACTGGTAATGTCACTTCCTTTTGCTGTGGGCCTTCTGAGTCCATGA